In one window of Gossypium hirsutum isolate 1008001.06 chromosome A01, Gossypium_hirsutum_v2.1, whole genome shotgun sequence DNA:
- the LOC121214068 gene encoding uncharacterized protein: MIIGTSMPCVQGPFSPLSRTLASNLLLSHNLRFLLPRDQPAARYGDRRSQVSKHGFFQPPGSLQTPISTKLKGIRGSISRYRCASAYGVWRQEAEAYGGMELPFSCCCSAGERGWLRVCLGLMFWAYWAL, translated from the exons atgataATAGGGACCAGTATGCCATGCGTGCAA GGCCCTTTTAGCCCACTCAGCCGAACCCTAGCCTCCAATCTTCTCCTCAGCCATAACCTGCGTTTTCTCCTTCCAAGAGACCAGCCCGCCGCAAGGTATGGAGACCGACGCTCGCAGGTTTCGAAACATGGTTTCTTTCAGCCACCGGGTTCCCTTCAAACCCCGATTTCGACGAAGCTAAAGGGAATCCGCGGCTCAATCTCAAG GTACAGGTGTGCGTCGGCGTACGGGGTGTGGCGCCAGGAGGCTGAGGCATACGGAGGCATGGAGCTACCGTTCAGTTGCTGTTGCAGCGCAGGAGAAAGGGGGTGGCTTAGGGTTTGTCTGGGTTTAATGTTCTGGGCCTATTGGGCCCTGTAA